A segment of the bacterium genome:
AATATCTCTGTAGTTATGAATTGCTCTCATCATGGGTAACGAATCGAGTAGAACACCAGCGTAATCAGAAGCAAAGAAATCCCTTATTTCTCTCCCAATACCAATCATAATAGCTTCTGTGCCAGGTCTATAGCCTATATTTACATAATCCTTACCATATTCCTTATTATACTCTTTTGCAACTTGTACTAATGCAGATTGACCCAATGGAAAGCCAAGTGGCCAGTGACACATTACTATTACCTTTAAATCCTTCTTAAATGCATGACGTAAAATAGCAAGTAGCATTGGCTGTAATTCAGGCTCAGCTGAAGGCTCGTAATCAATGGAAAAAAGAACCGACGAACTAGTTGGTAGTTTTTCCATAGAATCATATGCAGATTGCACAGGAGGGCTTACTTTTATTTCTAAAACAATTTTTGTAAGAAGCGGTATTATTATACAAATGGCAATAATTACATAAATATACCTCCTGTCTATAGTAGCAAGCTTTTTAAACATTGATGTAAACAGATATACTCATTGATGTAAACAGAGTTTCAGTCTACCTCAATGAAAATCATTATCTTAAATAAGTACGTTCTATACCAAGTATAATTCGTAAAGAGGTAGCAATCATACCAAGCGCAATACCTATAAGGATACCACGTTTGGCTGCCATCTGTGGGATATTCATAATCCACTCAGCTACATCCGGGAACTTACTCCATATTATATCACCAACTGGAACTCTACCAATCATAACTAATGCACCAGCTATAAGTAAAAGGGCTGCATCTATGTTCCTTGCCCTAAATGCACGATAAGCAGCTGATGTGATAAAAAATGCAAGTAATGAGAACATAGTTGCTGAAAGTGGGACAAAAATGTTGTTATAGTACCACATAAATGGAGTGCCAGTCTCAAATATACCATATTTAACACCAGAGTAAAAGCCTACTGATAAAGTGGTAATCATAGCTCCTATAAGGACTGTTGAATAGCCAAAACCAGCTTCACGACGTAGAATTTTTCTTGTATGAACTTTGGCTAAAGTCATAAGCCCTAAAACCATCGTAAACCCTACAATAATTGCATACCACTGTAGGAATGTAGATTGAAGTCCACCAATTGGGTCATGGGGAATAAAAAAACCAATAATGATAAGAAAGCCTGTTATAAATGTAATAGTTAAAGGAACTGCTCTCTTCATCAGAAACTACTAAACCAGTTGATAAAATTGAATGCCAAACTCTTTAATATCCCTACATTGCTTAGAGTCACAAATAAAATACCAATACTAATTAGTATCATAATAATTATTTTAGCATAGTCTTCACCTTTTATGCTACCCAGCATAGTAGGCTCCTTTGAAAGGTAGCTTGAGGCTGCAAACATCTCTTCACCAATCAATGTATAGTCACAGGCAGCTACAAAGAATGGTAATTGGGTAGTTGCAGGAGTGCCAGCAATTTGTATAGCTCCTATGGAAGCACCTGTCTCCGCTAATATGAGAGCTTCTGCAAAAAAATAACCCTGAAGAAATACAGCACCAGGTTTTTCTCTTAATATAATACCATCTACACCAGCAGCATAACCAAATTGGTCAGCTGTAAGATAAAATATTTTTGATTCATCATAAGTATCAGGCCTACCTGCTTCCATATGAGCCTGTTTTACAGTCTCCTGTGCTGCACTCATAACAACAGGGTCGTAGCAGGGGACAATAAGTGTAGTCCCATATTCAGCAGCCTTCTTAGCAACCCTACCTAAGATTGACAGAGATGCAATTGTTGAGATTTCACTCATATCGCTCAGTCCAGTGAGATAAAGGATTGACTTACCTAACTCAGTAGCCCTGCCAACTGCCTCATCTACAGCCTCAAGACCAGAAATCTTACGTATGAAAAGAGACTTCTTTATTTTAGCTTTCTTTATATAATAAAGTAAAAAACTACAAAAAATGATGCCTAAAATTAATGCATTCCATCGCTTGTGATGAAACCACTGAGCAGAAGAGACCACAGGACCAGATGGCTCAGAATCTGTATACCCTGTGGGCGAAACTGCCCTTACCTTATACCAATAAGGTTCGCCATCTTTTGTAGAGTTGTCTTCAAACCTATTTGAACCAGGAGGTGGAGTTGCGATTAAGTTGTATTCTTCAGTTGATAATTTTCTAAATACCTCATAATAAGAAAGTAGCGAATCATCTGGCGACAGCTCCCATTCAATTGAAATAGAACCACCTTTATCATTAGGAGTGTCAAAAACTTGTACCTTTAGTGGAGGAGAAATTTGGAATAGTAAAATCAGTATCCACATTCACCTTAAACAATATGGAATCTATTAAATTTGTCAAGAAAAATAATTTAAAGGATACCACAGCTAAGTAATATTGGATTAAAATTTGTTGACTTACAAGAAAAATAAAATAAAATATAAAAATATTATGGATAAATACTTATTAGAAGAAATGACATGGAAGGAGGCACAAAAGAAGTTTAAGGAGACAGATATTGCTATATTACCAGTTGGAAGCCTTGAACAGCACGGGCCACATTTACCATTGTCTACTGATGCATTTGATGCTTGCTGGCTATCAAAAAAGGCGGTTGAAAGAATTGCTGGCTCAAAACCTATCATCCTACCTCCAATAAATTATGGCATCTCTTACCATCATATGGCTTTCACAGGCACTATATCTATTTCACCAGAAACTCTAATATCAATAGTTTATGACATTGGAGTTTCACTTGTTACTCATGGGATCAAAAAATTGCTTATCATAAATGGACATGGTGGGAATACACCTGCACTTGAGTGCGCTGCTCAAAAATTGAATTATGAGAAAGGACTTATGGTATTCATTGACTCAGGCGAAATAGCTTCAAAGGAGCATAAAGAGATTGTTAAGACTAAAAACGATGTCCACTCCGGTGAATATGAGACATCAACTTCATTAGCTAATCGTGAAAAGCTTGTAAAAAGAGATAAATTAACAAAGAATATACCAAAATTTGCATCCCCATATCTTGCATTTTCAAACGGAAACCAAGTTACATGGGTATTTGAGACTCATAAACTATCCAAATCCGGAGTCATTGGTGATGCCACATTGGCTTCAAAATCTAAAGGTAAAAAGTTATGGACAGCTCATATAAAAAACATTGTAGAATTTATAGAACATTTAAAAAATATATAAACTATCATTGTTTTCATATGTAATTTAGCATTTAGAATTTGTTAGCATTTACTAATGATTACTTTAAAATCTACAAGAGAAATTAAGTTGATGCGTGAAGTTGGTAAAATTGTAGGTGACTTGTTAAAAGAAATTGAAAGTATGATTGCACCTGGAATAACTACACTCAAGCTTGATAAGTTTGCCGAGAAGTTTATAAAAGAGCGTGGTGGCATACCTGCTTTCAAGGGTTATATTCCAGCTTTCAAAAGATATTACCCATATACACTTTGTACATCTGTAAATGAGTCAGTTGTCCATGAGATGCCTTCCCATCGCATACTTAATGAAGGCGATATTGTCTCAGTTGATGTAGGTGTATTTTATAATGGATATTATGGAGATGCAGCTTGCACTTTTTCGGTTGGCAAAATAGATGATGAGAAAAAGCTTCTGTTAAAAGTGACTCAAGAAGCTCTTTATAAGGGGATTGATAAAGCAAGAGATGGTAACAGGCTATCAGATATATCAAACGCAATCCAAACGTGGGTTGAGTTGCATAACTTCTCCGTAGTACGCGATTTTACAGGCCATGGAATAGGAAGTTCACTTCACGAAGAACCGACTGTGTTGCACTTTGGTCCACCACACCGTGGTCCAAGACTCGTGAAAGGGATGACACTTGCAATTGAGCCAATGGTGAATGCTGGGACATGGAAAGTAAAAGTTTTACACGATGGCTGGAGAGCTGTAACACAAGACAGTAAACCATCTGCTCATTTTGAGCATACAGTTGCAATAACAGATTCTGATACAAAGATTCTGACCCTTCCAAGTGTATGATTCAAAACAAAATTGTAAAAGGGGCATTGGGATTTGGGATTGGGACAGGTATCTCACGAATACTTGGTCTTGTACGAGAGATAGTATTTGCATACATTTTTGGGGCAAGCTGGGTGATGGATGCATTTAGGGTTGCGTTTAGAATTCCTAACTTGTTAAGAGACCTACTCGCAGAGGGAACACTGACACCTGCTTTTTTACCAATGTTTTCAGACTACCATACACATGAAGGGAGGGAGATTGCAAGTAGATTTGTAAGTCTTGTGTTTGGGGCAATGCTTATAATTACAGGTGGAATAACAGTGATTGGAATATTCTTTGCCCCTTTGTGGGTTAAACTTATATCATTTGGTTTTACTAAGTATCCTGATAAATTCTGGCTCACTGTTGACTTAACTCGTATTATGTTTCCTTTTCTTATATTTATTACTATAAGTGCGCTTGTTATGGGAATCTTGAACTTCTTTAACCATTTTTTTACTACTGGTATAGCATCAGGCTGGTTTGATATTGCAGTTATTGCACTTGGACTGTTATTTGCTACTAAATTAGGAGCTACATCAATTGCAATTGGTGCTCTTATTGGTGGAGCACTACAGCTTGCTTATCAATTGCCACTACTTAAAAAAGAGAAGTATTTATGCATGCCTAAATTTAAATTTAATCAAGATGTTAAAAAGGTACTACTTTTAATGACTCCAATTTCAATTGGGTACGGAGCTTCAAAAATAAATGTAGTAGTCAATACGCTTATTGCATCATTCCTTGAACATGGTGCAATATCGTGGCTTGAGTATGCATTTAGGCTTATGTTTGTATCAGTCGGCGTTATTGGAGTAGCACTCTCTAATGCATTACTCCCTTTTGCAGCAAGAGAGCTTTCAGTTGATAATCGTGAAGAGTTTAAACGGACAGTGTATACTTCAGTATTATATGGATTATTGCTTGCTATCCCAGTATCTATTATATTATGGATAGTTGCTCAACCTGTGTGTAAAATTATCTATCAGCATGGAAGTTTTTTAGCCTCTGACACTATTACAACAGCACAAGCACTTAAATTTTATTGTGTTGGAATAACTGGACTTATTTTAGCAAGAATTTTGGCAACCGGGTTTTATGCATTGAAAGAAACCAAAACACCAATGAATGTAAGCTTCATTACAGTAGCAGTAAATGCAGTATGTGCACTCACACTTGTGAGAGTTCTTGATTTTAAAGGAATTGCACTCGCCGCCTCAATATCTAACCTTGTAAATGCAGGCATCTTAGGATCATTATTAAAGGAAAGAATGCGTAAAATTTGAAAATTATGGGAAAAGGGACCAACAAAATAATTAGTAGTCCGTCACCTATTTTGCAACTTACACTGTGCATCTGCTACTGCTGAAAACAATAAGGCAGTCGCTATTCCTACTAATGTCTTCATTTTTCTTACCCCCTTATTAAAGATCGGGACATGAAACTAAAAATTACCTCAAAATGATCGCTTTTCTTATCTCTTTAAAACCATCTATCTCTAAACTACAGAAATATATACCAGTCGGCATGCTATTTCCGTCCCTGTTTTTTCCATCCCAAACTGTTGCAAAATAGCCAGTGCTCTTCTTTTCTTTGTCGATTAGCGCTCTCACTGTTTGACCAGTGATATTATAAATCTTTAAAGACACCACACTCGGTGTAAGCACTTGATAATAAATACTAATTTGAAAACCAAATGGATTAGGAAAGATCTGAAGCAATTTTGCATTTCGTATTAGGCATCCTATATTTTTTTTCGTCTTTCTCTTTTATGCCAGTCTCATAATAATATATCAAATCACATGCACCGTCGACAACCCAACCATTGTGTATATTTACAAAATAAACCGAAAATGGACAGTATATACTAATGCCCGTGTGAGTAGCACACCAACGTCCACTACTGTAATGGAGTATCTTTAGAGAATCTGGCATATCCGAGTATCCACTCCCTACTGCCCAACCTTCTTTTTCAGTAGGAAAACATACGTCATAAAGAAAAAGACCAGAAGATAGGGGGGAGTCTAGACTGCACTCCATTCGTTCCCATCCCAATGAACTATTTCTTTCCCTACTGCCCAACCATCGGTAGGACTTGTGAAACAAATTGAAGACAATGACCCTTCAATTGGGTTACTTACTTCGTTCCAGCTATCACCATCATAGTGAAGCATAACACCGTCCCCATTAATATCATATCCAACAATCCATCCATCAATGGAAGAAACAAAGTACACCGCCGCAAACATACCTGTGACAGGGCTCTCTACAATACTCCAACT
Coding sequences within it:
- a CDS encoding FlgD immunoglobulin-like domain containing protein, which encodes MLQIFPNPFGFQISIYYQVLTPSVVSLKIYNITGQTVRALIDKEKKSTGYFATVWDGKNRDGNSMPTGIYFCSLEIDGFKEIRKAIILR
- the murJ gene encoding murein biosynthesis integral membrane protein MurJ; the encoded protein is MIQNKIVKGALGFGIGTGISRILGLVREIVFAYIFGASWVMDAFRVAFRIPNLLRDLLAEGTLTPAFLPMFSDYHTHEGREIASRFVSLVFGAMLIITGGITVIGIFFAPLWVKLISFGFTKYPDKFWLTVDLTRIMFPFLIFITISALVMGILNFFNHFFTTGIASGWFDIAVIALGLLFATKLGATSIAIGALIGGALQLAYQLPLLKKEKYLCMPKFKFNQDVKKVLLLMTPISIGYGASKINVVVNTLIASFLEHGAISWLEYAFRLMFVSVGVIGVALSNALLPFAARELSVDNREEFKRTVYTSVLYGLLLAIPVSIILWIVAQPVCKIIYQHGSFLASDTITTAQALKFYCVGITGLILARILATGFYALKETKTPMNVSFITVAVNAVCALTLVRVLDFKGIALAASISNLVNAGILGSLLKERMRKI
- a CDS encoding creatininase family protein, whose amino-acid sequence is MDKYLLEEMTWKEAQKKFKETDIAILPVGSLEQHGPHLPLSTDAFDACWLSKKAVERIAGSKPIILPPINYGISYHHMAFTGTISISPETLISIVYDIGVSLVTHGIKKLLIINGHGGNTPALECAAQKLNYEKGLMVFIDSGEIASKEHKEIVKTKNDVHSGEYETSTSLANREKLVKRDKLTKNIPKFASPYLAFSNGNQVTWVFETHKLSKSGVIGDATLASKSKGKKLWTAHIKNIVEFIEHLKNI
- the map gene encoding type I methionyl aminopeptidase, yielding MITLKSTREIKLMREVGKIVGDLLKEIESMIAPGITTLKLDKFAEKFIKERGGIPAFKGYIPAFKRYYPYTLCTSVNESVVHEMPSHRILNEGDIVSVDVGVFYNGYYGDAACTFSVGKIDDEKKLLLKVTQEALYKGIDKARDGNRLSDISNAIQTWVELHNFSVVRDFTGHGIGSSLHEEPTVLHFGPPHRGPRLVKGMTLAIEPMVNAGTWKVKVLHDGWRAVTQDSKPSAHFEHTVAITDSDTKILTLPSV